From Cydia pomonella isolate Wapato2018A chromosome 26, ilCydPomo1, whole genome shotgun sequence, one genomic window encodes:
- the LOC133531878 gene encoding acyl-CoA Delta(11) desaturase-like — translation MTPYATDQRILSNTNEELPKLIAPRADEWKFKVSYITVAAMTFLHLSAVYGLYLSFTSAYWATIAFDLILLEASMLGLMAGTHRLWAHRSYKATFPLQTILIIFQSSAGQYTALNWVRNHRLHHKHSDTDADPHNAARGFFFSHVGWLLVHKHPEVKRRGARIDFSDLMSNPVLMFQKKYGFYIIALLTYVLPTLCPMYFWRETFNTAFHVNILRTMLCLNFVSLINSASHAIGNRPYDKEVRATENMAVNLATLGEGFHNYHHVFPWDYRAAELVSKLNWTTAFIDFFAWIGWAYDLKTVENGVVVKRAKRCGDGTYE, via the exons ATGACTCCATACGCAACCGATCAAAGGATCTTATCAAACACAAATGAGGAACTGCCAAAATTAATAGCCCCTCGAGCAGATGAGTGGAAATTCAAGGTTTCATACATAACAGTAGCTGCTATGACCTTCCTGCATTTGTCGGCGGTGTACGGACTATACTTGAGCTTTACATCAGCTTATTGGGCCACTATAGCTTTTG ATCTAATTCTCCTGGAAGCCAGTATGCTCGGCCTGATGGCCGGAACTCACCGCCTCTGGGCTCACCGAAGCTACAAAGCAACCTTCCCTCTACAGACTATACTCATAATCTTCCAATCCTCAGCTGGCCAGTACACCGCCCTCAACTGGGTTAGAAATCACCGGCTACACCATAAACATAGCGACACTGATGCAGACCCTCATAATGCTGCGAGGGGTTTCTTCTTCTCTCATGTGGGCTGGCTGCTGGTCCATAAGCATCCAGAAGTTAAAAGACGGGGAGCCAGAATAGACTTTTCTGATTTGATGAGCAATCCTGTGCTAATGTTTCAGAAAAA ATACGGCTTCTACATCATCGCTCTATTAACCTACGTTCTCCCCACCCTTTGCCCGATGTACTTCTGGAGGGAGACTTTCAACACAGCCTTCCATGTCAACATCCTTCGCACCATGTTATGTCTCAATTTCGTCTCTCTCATCAACAGTGCATCTCACGCGATCGGGAATAGACCTTATGACAAAGAGGTCCGAGCTACGGAAAACATGGCTGTGAACTTAGCTACGCTTGGCGAAGGATTCCATAACTATCATCACGTTTTCCCATGGGATTACAGAGCTGCAGAACTAGTCAGTAAGCTTAACTGGACCACGGCGTTTATAGATTTCTTTGCGTGGATTGGATGGGCGTATGATTTAAAGACAGTGGAGAATGGTGTGGTTGTCAAAAGAGCCAAGAGGTGTGGGGATGGGACTTACGAATAA
- the LOC133532289 gene encoding acyl-CoA Delta(11) desaturase-like isoform X2, giving the protein MTPDARNEAEGRMKDEACERLIAPQASPIKFEPSYINIAMFTYFHTAGAYGIYLAITEAKWSTILLAVILHEAAIVGTTAGSHRLWAHRTYKAKLPLQILLMLLQSFACQYSAFHWARDHRLHHKFSDTDGDPHNATRGFFFSHIGWLLVKKHPEAKKRLRRIDVSDLLENKVLMFQKKYSTPFIGTICFILPALFPMYLWNETFASAWHLTILRVIISLHVTFLVNSAAHAFGNKPYDRNITPSQSISISLATLGEGYHNFHHVFPWDYRAAELGNNAVNFTTIFIDFFAWLGWAYDLKTAGNNIIAKRKEKTGDGTNLWGWGDKDMPQEHEEIAKVLSKKE; this is encoded by the exons ATGACTCCCGATGCCCGCAACGAGGCCGAGGGACGTATGAAGGACGAGGCCTGCGAACGTCTGATCGCTCCTCAGGCCTCACCGATCAAATTCGAGCCCTCCTACATTAATATAGCCATGTTCACATATTTTCATACGGCCGGCGCTTATGGGATATATTTAGCGATCACTGAAGCGAAGTGGTCGACTATATTATTAG CTGTCATCCTCCACGAGGCAGCCATAGTTGGAACTACAGCCGGCTCACACCGCCTGTGGGCCCATAGAACCTACAAGGCCAAACTCCCCCTCCAAATACTCCTCATGCTGCTCCAATCCTTCGCCTGCCAGTACTCAGCCTTCCACTGGGCCAGGGATCATAGACTCCATCATAAGTTTTCTGACACGGACGGAGATCCTCATAACGCGACCAGAGGATTCTTCTTTTCGCATATCGGGTGGTTACTGGTGAAAAAGCATCCGGAAGCAAAGAAGAGGTTAAGGAGGATTGATGTGTCGGATCTTTTAGAGAATAAGGTGTTGATGTTTcagaaaaa ATATTCCACCCCATTCATCGGAACCATCTGCTTCATCTTACCAGCCCTCTTCCCCATGTACTTGTGGAACGAAACCTTCGCCTCAGCATGGCACCTGACCATCCTTCGAGTAATCATATCCCTCCACGTTACGTTCTTGGTCAACAGTGCTGCTCACGCCTTTGGCAACAAACCTTATGACAGAAACATTACACCGTCACAGAGCATTTCAATATCTCTAGCAACATTAGGCGAAGGATACCACAATTTCCATCACGTTTTTCCTTGGGATTATCGAGCAGCAGAACTAGGGAATAATGCTGTAAACTTTACTACAATTTTCATAGATTTTTTCGCCTGGCTTGGGTGGGCGTATGACTTGAAAACTGCTGGGAATAATATCATAGCTAAGAGAAAGGAGAAGACTGGAGATGGGACTAATCTTTGGGGATGGGGAGATAAGGATATGCCTCAGGAACATGAAGAGATTGCTAAAGTGTTGAGTAAAAAAGAGTGA
- the LOC133532289 gene encoding acyl-CoA Delta(11) desaturase-like isoform X1, with protein MVPGSNTASKMTPDARNEAEGRMKDEACERLIAPQASPIKFEPSYINIAMFTYFHTAGAYGIYLAITEAKWSTILLAVILHEAAIVGTTAGSHRLWAHRTYKAKLPLQILLMLLQSFACQYSAFHWARDHRLHHKFSDTDGDPHNATRGFFFSHIGWLLVKKHPEAKKRLRRIDVSDLLENKVLMFQKKYSTPFIGTICFILPALFPMYLWNETFASAWHLTILRVIISLHVTFLVNSAAHAFGNKPYDRNITPSQSISISLATLGEGYHNFHHVFPWDYRAAELGNNAVNFTTIFIDFFAWLGWAYDLKTAGNNIIAKRKEKTGDGTNLWGWGDKDMPQEHEEIAKVLSKKE; from the exons atggtcccgggttcaaataccg CTTCCAAAATGACTCCCGATGCCCGCAACGAGGCCGAGGGACGTATGAAGGACGAGGCCTGCGAACGTCTGATCGCTCCTCAGGCCTCACCGATCAAATTCGAGCCCTCCTACATTAATATAGCCATGTTCACATATTTTCATACGGCCGGCGCTTATGGGATATATTTAGCGATCACTGAAGCGAAGTGGTCGACTATATTATTAG CTGTCATCCTCCACGAGGCAGCCATAGTTGGAACTACAGCCGGCTCACACCGCCTGTGGGCCCATAGAACCTACAAGGCCAAACTCCCCCTCCAAATACTCCTCATGCTGCTCCAATCCTTCGCCTGCCAGTACTCAGCCTTCCACTGGGCCAGGGATCATAGACTCCATCATAAGTTTTCTGACACGGACGGAGATCCTCATAACGCGACCAGAGGATTCTTCTTTTCGCATATCGGGTGGTTACTGGTGAAAAAGCATCCGGAAGCAAAGAAGAGGTTAAGGAGGATTGATGTGTCGGATCTTTTAGAGAATAAGGTGTTGATGTTTcagaaaaa ATATTCCACCCCATTCATCGGAACCATCTGCTTCATCTTACCAGCCCTCTTCCCCATGTACTTGTGGAACGAAACCTTCGCCTCAGCATGGCACCTGACCATCCTTCGAGTAATCATATCCCTCCACGTTACGTTCTTGGTCAACAGTGCTGCTCACGCCTTTGGCAACAAACCTTATGACAGAAACATTACACCGTCACAGAGCATTTCAATATCTCTAGCAACATTAGGCGAAGGATACCACAATTTCCATCACGTTTTTCCTTGGGATTATCGAGCAGCAGAACTAGGGAATAATGCTGTAAACTTTACTACAATTTTCATAGATTTTTTCGCCTGGCTTGGGTGGGCGTATGACTTGAAAACTGCTGGGAATAATATCATAGCTAAGAGAAAGGAGAAGACTGGAGATGGGACTAATCTTTGGGGATGGGGAGATAAGGATATGCCTCAGGAACATGAAGAGATTGCTAAAGTGTTGAGTAAAAAAGAGTGA
- the LOC133531879 gene encoding chorion class CB protein M5H4-like — MSYKVTVLCVAFLVQCISGENCGCITSPNNGGLLTVNSNGPIIPSGLALGAELALAGDLDLSGALPFLSAVAFEGQYPTSGSAAVSYGCGDCVAITQERGNPSGNNANVNSGSPYISTCGCRRS; from the exons atgaGTTACAAAGTCACTGTCCTCTGCGTCGCTTTCCTAGTCCAG TGCATATCTGGTGAAAACTGCGGTTGCATCACATCGCCCAACAACGGCGGCCTCTTAACAGTGAACAGCAACGGCCCCATCATTCCCTCCGGCCTCGCTCTAGGCGCGGAGCTAGCCCTCGCCGGGGACTTAGACCTCTCCGGAGCTTTGCCGTTCCTGAGCGCCGTGGCGTTCGAAGGCCAGTACCCGACTAGCGGGTCAGCGGCGGTGTCTTACGGTTGCGGGGACTGCGTGGCGATCACGCAGGAGCGCGGGAACCCGAGCGGGAACAATGCCAACGTCAACTCCGGCTCCCCGTACATTAGCACGTGTGGTTGTAGACGTTCTTAA
- the LOC133532290 gene encoding chorion class B protein M2410-like — protein sequence MYIRTVICVFAVCVQTITAQYYDYCPEPPIVAFTKTLVNNEGCPISITCTCPIAPSGVSLLSDLGMQGQLAVSGSMPFLSAVQMQGTLPSTGQATVDYGCGDGVAITQETGNPCGPNAKFAGGLSTADLALVRR from the exons atgtatattAGAACAGTTATATGTGTGTTTGCCGTTTGCGTTCAA ACGATCACCGCCCAGTACTACGACTACTGCCCCGAACCTCCCATCGTAGCCTTCACCAAAACCCTCGTAAACAACGAAGGCTGCCCTATATCCATAACCTGCACTTGTCCCATTGCACCATCCGGAGTTTCCCTACTCTCCGACCTTGGCATGCAAGGTCAGCTGGCCGTTTCTGGTTCCATGCCGTTCCTAAGTGCGGTGCAGATGCAGGGCACGCTGCCGTCGACTGGTCAAGCTACAGTAGACTATGGGTGCGGAGACGGCGTCGCTATAACGCAGGAAACGGGGAACCCGTGCGGGCCCAACGCCAAGTTTGCGGGCGGGTTGAGCACGGCTGACCTTGCTTTAGTTAGACGTTGA
- the LOC133532291 gene encoding chorion class CA protein ERA.1-like has protein sequence MSPFIIFALCVQACLIQSVLSQSCGFPQLPYGSGLSGIGGLNSASQSAPPPPPAPAPPSASYGGVGTGQVGVSGDIGASGQTVVVGSVPVLGSVDFSGTVPASGSVSISGQCGCGCN, from the exons ATGTCTCCCTTCATCATTTTTGCCCTGTGCGTGCAGGCTTGCTTGATCCAG TCTGTGCTAAGCCAGTCCTGCGGATTCCCACAACTTCCCTACGGGTCCGGCTTGAGCGGAATCGGCGGTCTCAACAGTGCGAGTCAAAGcgcgcccccgccgccgcccgctCCGGCCCCGCCGAGCGCGTCGTACGGCGGCGTGGGCACCGGGCAGGTCGGCGTGTCCGGCGACATCGGCGCGAGCGGCCAGACCGTCGTCGTCGGCTCCGTGCCCGTGCTCGGCTCCGTCGACTTCAGCGGCACCGTACCGGCGTCCGGCTCTGTGTCCATTTCTGGACAGTGTGGATGCGGGTGCAACTAG